The DNA segment CTTTAGGCGATTTTTCAGATATCGTAAATAAAGAAATGTACACATTTTTAGATCGCAAAAATAAAGAATTAACTTTGCGCCCCGAAGGTACTGCGGGAATTGTTCGTGCCATTTTATCAGAAGGTTTATTACAAGATTTACCAATAAAATATTTTTACCACGGCCCTATGTTTCGCTATGAACGCCCTCAAAAAGGAAGACAGCGACAATTTCATCAACTAGGAGTGGAACACATTACTGTAGAAAAATCTCCTCAAGCCGATGTAGAAATTATTGCACAAGCACAATTATTTTTATCCAATTTATTAGGAAATAATAAAGACCAGTGGGTTTTAGAAGTAAATTCTTTAGGTAATACTAAAGATAGAGAAAGTTATATTAAAGAATTAACAAAGTATTTAAAAAAACACCAAAACCAACTGAGCCCCGACAGTGTAAAGCGTTTAGAAACTAATCCCTTAAGAATTTTAGACTCCAAATCGCAAGACGATCAACAAATTATTAGTAATGCCCCTTGTTTGACGGATTTTTTATGTAAAGAGTCTCTTCAATACTTTCAACAAGTTAAAGATTTATTAAATGCTTTTGGTATTGCCTTTAAAGAAAATCCACAACTCGTAAGAGGTTTAGATTATTATAGTCATAGTATTTTTGAATTTAAAAGCCACTTATTAGGAGCGCAATCTACCCTATTAGCTGGAGGGCGATACGACCAACTAATGGCTTTAATGGGTGGCCCTAATTATTCGGGAATTGGCTGGGCTGCGGGAATAGAACGCTTAAGCCTAATGGTTCAAGAACAACAGGCTTTAATGCAAGTTTTAAAAAACAGAGTAACTTTAGCGCTACTACCTGTTAGTCAACAGGAGGAGTTTTTTTGCCTAGAACTAGCACAAGAATTAAGAAAAAATACTATTTCTGTGGAACTTATTTTTCAAGGAAACATCAGCAAAAAAATAAAAAAAGCCGTAAAAATAAATAGCGTGTACAATATACTAATAGGCCCTGAAGAAATACAATCGCAAACCTACATAATTAAAAACACCTCTACTAAAAAAGAGAATACTATTACACACAAAGACCTTATTAGCTTTTTAAAAAAAAATACAAACTAGGCCGAAATACAAAAGCGAATAAAATTTAACTTGCTGTGTTATTTATTTAATTTATGCTTTGCTTTCGTCTAGTATTTTAAGATAGAATATTTTTGAAATTGTTAAGAATAAGTCATTAAAGGAGCAACTTATGTTAAAAATAGTATTTGGTTTTATTTTCGCTTTTAGTGTTGTGCAATACACTCCAACAGTGATGGCCAAAGCAAAACACAGCAAGAAATCGAAAAAGAAGAAAAAAAATGTAGATAATGAAATTACTAATGCCCGTATGAGACAAGCCAGTGGAGCAAAAAAGAAATGGAGTTTTTCTGGTGGCCTTGGTTACTACGGCGGAAGTTTAACTAAGCCTTTTGGAGCACAACGCATTAATCTTTACGACCCCACAGGAGACCCAAGCATTACTGCCCTTTCTAGTTCTGTAGGTGTTCGTTACCGTATAAACCCCAATTCTTCTATTTCTTTAGGTTTAGGATTAACTTACTACGAACCATTGCGTGTGTTTCAAGGAAGTATTGATGATGCAGGAGAAGCACTAAAAGACTATAAACTAAAAAATATTATATTAAGCTCTCCTAGCTTATCTTGGTCTTATTATGGAAAGGTTTTTGGAAGACAACAATCCTTTAGCCTTAGCCTTAGTGTTCCTACAAATGTTCGAGCAAAATCTTATGGGTCTATAGCTAGTGTGGGCTTATCTCATAGTGTTATTTTTAATCCTAAAAAGAAGATCAGCGTTGGTGTTTACACAGGTTTTGGCTATAGCTTTCTTAAAAAATGCGAAAATAACCAATGCCAAGACTCTAAGGGAGAAAATGTTACTCACGCTAAAGCCTTATCACAACAAACAAAAATGAGTGCGTATGTTACTCCATTTTTTGAATATGCCATCACTCCTAAATATAGTTTTAGAACAGTATTTAGTTGGTTTGATTTCGAAACAAGATATAGCAGACCTGGAGGATGTGCAGACTCTAGAGAATCAGGAACTCCTGAACCTCCAAGAGCAGATTGCACTACATGGATTGAAGAGGCTGGTGATTATTCAGAAACTGCTAAATGGCAAAGCTCTCCCACAAGAACACAATCTGTTGGTTTAGGTATTGCTTATTCTCGTGATATTTATATTTACCCTAACTTTCAATTTAATATTAAAAATATTAAACCAGAACTAAGCAATGTTGCTGTATCAGTAAGCTTTAGTTTATAATTATTTATTTTTATATTTTAACTTCTAAAAAAGCCTTTTTTATAAAGGCTTTTTTAGTAATAACAACCAGGATTTAATATGGAAGCCATTAATGCAATGCTAGAAAAAATAGCGGGTTTAGTATGGAATTATCCTTTAATAATACTACTAGCCGGTACAGGGATACTCTTAACTATTTATTTACAAGGCGTGCAATTTAAATATCTAAAACATATTTGGCACATTTTAAGAGGGAAATTTGATAACCCTAATG comes from the Pseudobdellovibrionaceae bacterium genome and includes:
- a CDS encoding histidine--tRNA ligase; this translates as MEKIQAVRGTKDLFPLEQSVHRYIIETALHTAKLYNFKEVSTPIMEFSQVFKRTLGDFSDIVNKEMYTFLDRKNKELTLRPEGTAGIVRAILSEGLLQDLPIKYFYHGPMFRYERPQKGRQRQFHQLGVEHITVEKSPQADVEIIAQAQLFLSNLLGNNKDQWVLEVNSLGNTKDRESYIKELTKYLKKHQNQLSPDSVKRLETNPLRILDSKSQDDQQIISNAPCLTDFLCKESLQYFQQVKDLLNAFGIAFKENPQLVRGLDYYSHSIFEFKSHLLGAQSTLLAGGRYDQLMALMGGPNYSGIGWAAGIERLSLMVQEQQALMQVLKNRVTLALLPVSQQEEFFCLELAQELRKNTISVELIFQGNISKKIKKAVKINSVYNILIGPEEIQSQTYIIKNTSTKKENTITHKDLISFLKKNTN